ATGGTTGGCTCGTTGCAGGTTTAACATTCCTCGCCTTACTCGTTGCAGCCGGAATTCGCTCTGCTCCCGGAGTTTTTATAGTGCCTCTCGAACAGGAGTTTGGCTGGAGTAGAGCAACTATATCTTTAGCAATCTCTATTAACTTAGTACTTTATGGACTGATTGGCCCTTTTGCCGCCACAGTTATGGAGCGAATCGGCATTCGCCAAATGATGGTGTTTTCACTTGCTGTCATTGCTCTCGGTGTCGGTTTAACTACTTTGATGTCAGCATCTTGGCAGCTAGTTTTGCTGTGGGGTGTAGTTGTCGGTTCTGGTAGCGGAGTTATCGCCCTGGTTTTGGGCGCTATTGTTGTCAATCGCTGGTTTTTTGAGAAGCGGGGTTTAGTTCTCGGCATCCTAACCGCCAGTACAGCCACGGGGCAACTGGTATTTTTGCCTATGCTGGCCTCAGTAGCCGATCGCTTTGGGTGGCGAACTGCGGCTTTGGCTCTGACTGGTGCAGCACTTTTAATTATTCCAGCGATCGCAGCCTTTATGCGCGATCGTCCGGCAGATGTTGGTTTGCGACCCTTTGGCGACAACAGCGAGACTGTAGAAATATCACAGCCTAGAGCAAATTCCATCAGCTCTACCCTCAACGCCCTCTGGCTGGGAATGCGTAAGCGCGATTTTTGGCTGTTATTTGGTAGCTTTTTTATCTGTGGCGCCAGCACAAATGGGTTAATTGGAACTCATCTGATTCCCGCTTGTATTGATCACGGTATTCCTGAAGTCAAAGCTGCGGGTCTTTTGGCAATCATGGGGCTATTCGATTTTTTTGGAACTACTATGTCTGGTTGGCTCTCTGACAGATGGAATAATCGCTACTTATTGTGCTGGTACTACGGGCTGCGGGGTTTGTCTTTGATTTTCTTGCCCTTCAGTTTCAACTTTTCTTTCTATGGACTTTCTATTTTCGCCGTCTTCTATGGACTTGATTGGATTGCTACCGTACCACCGACAGTCCGTCTTGTTGCCAATGCCTTTGGTAAAGAAAATGTCGGCGTGATGTTCGGTTGGATTGTCGCAGGACACCAGCTTGGTGCAGCCACAGCAGCTTTCGGAGCCGGAGTGTTAAGAACTTGGACGGGTAGCTATTTACAAGCGTTTATTTTATCAGGTATTCTCTGTCTGATTGCCGCAGTTGGTGTATTGCAAATTGGTCAAACTCCCACTAAAGGCGATTCACAACTATCTTCAGTCACGCTCAATTCTTAATCTATGAATTTTTTAATCGAATGGCATTAAGAAAAGCTCTAAGCTAGGCAGAATAAGCACTACAGGTTTAAAATATGGCAACAACAGCTTTAATTGTCGGCGCAGGTAGTGGACTGAGTGCATCTTTAGCCCGCCTATTTGCCAAAGAAGGATTCACCGTAGCTTTAGCGGCTCGTCAAATTGAAAAACTTACTCAATTGACTAGAGAAATTGACGCAGTTAGTTTCGCTGCTGATGTCTCAAAGCCAAATGAAGTAGAACAATTATTTATTGATATTGATCGTAAAATTGGTTCCCCCAATGTTGTTATTTACAATCCCAGTTTTCGGGTGCGGGGGCCTCTTATTGATTTAGACCCTGGTGAGGTGGCAAAAACCTTAGATGTAACTGCTTATGGTGGCTTTCTCGTGGCCCAAGCTGCTACCAAAAGGTTTTTGCAACTTGGCGGTGGTGCTATATTTTTTACGGGAGCCTCAGCGAGTGTTAAAGGTTATCCTCTGTCTGCTCCCTTTGCAATGGGTAAATTTGCACTGCGCGGTTTGGCTCAGAGTATTGCTAGAGAATTAGCACCAAAGAATATTCATGTGGCGCATTTCGTGATTGATGGGGCAATCCGTTCAGCAGTTCGCCAAGATCCAGTAGATAATCCTGATAGTACTCTTGACCCAGATGCGATCGCTCAAACTTATCTCAGTATTCTCCGCCAGCCCCGCAGTGCTTGGACTTATGAAGTAGAACTACGTCCTTGGGTAGAGAACTTCTAGCCTAGACAATTGTTACAAAAATGGTTTTGCAGGTATGAAAATTGATTTTGGTGCAACTGCTGTTGATTACGCAAAACACCGCGCTGGCTTTCCCAGTTCATTATTTAATAAACTGTCTGAATATGGTATAGGTTTACCAGGACAGAATATTGTTGACCTTGGTACAGGGACAGGAACACTAGCGCGGGGCTTTGCTGATAGAGGTGCTTATGTAATTGGCATAGATCCATCAGCATCACTTTTAGAACAAGCGAGACAGTTAAGCGAATCAACCCAAATCAAAGTAGATTATCGAGTCGCAACTGCAGAAAATACCGAGTTACCAGATGCAAGTGCTGATGTAATCACTGCTGGACAATGTTGGCATTGGTTTGATCGTCCCCGTGCTGTCCAGGAAGTTACTCGGATATTGAGAAAAAATGGCTCAATTGCGATCGCTCATTTTGATTGGATACCCTTAAAAGGTAATGTAGTTGAAGCAACAGAACAACTGATCAAGGCTCATAATCCCGCGTGGAATTTGGACGGTGGGAATGGAATGTATCCCTTGTGGTTACAAGACATTGGCGAAGGAGGATTCCGAGAAATTCGCACATTTTCTTACGATGTATTTGTGTCTTATACACACGAAGCTTGGCGGGGGCGAATTCGGGCAAGTGCTGGTGTGGGAGCCAGCTTGACACCAGAAAAGGTAGAAGTATTTGACCAAGAGTTGGCGACATTACTCGAAGCAAAATATCCCACGCCAATCCTTCAGGTTCACCACAGAGTTTGGGCTGCGATCGCCAAATCACCGCTATGAAAAAATATAATTGAAGCTCTATGTTCCATCCAGAGAAAGCCATGACCAGCGACAGATAGCCAGTCGCCAGTCATGACTTATAATACAAAACTAGTTGCCCTTGATAGGTTTGATTCTAGCGATCGCTTGTAGTAACATTTTTGGCAGCCAAAAAAGATAACAATATAGTTGTTTTGCCTGACTATAAAGCGAAAATAACTTTGCTTCACTTAGTAAAGTATATGGTCGTACTGCTCTGAGAAGTTCTGCAAATTTATCTTCAGTCGCAGTTTCAACTGAACCACTGACAAAATAACCTTGTAAATGTGGAGGTAATGCCCAGTTAATATTAGGATCTGGCTGATGTATTACAGGCTCAACATTTCCCCGCCATGCAACTCCCATAATTTGCATAGTTTGATACACCATTGTGTTCCATCCTTTGTCTCTGAAGTAATCCAAGCCTTGTCCTACATCAGGAGAAGCCAAATCATGAAATAAAATTAAAGCATCTGCTTCTGCAAATTGTTCGCAAATAATTGCATCATTGAGCGGAGCTGGTGCTTCGTGATTACCATCTATAAATATCAATGACCATTTACGTTGAAATTTATTTGCTATCTCTTCTACTTTTTGAGGGCTGCATCCTGGTATTAGATTCACAGATTCCTTAACGCCTGCCAACTTTAGTGATTCTGTAACGCTTTCATTAAATAATTGTTCGGATAGCATCGGATCAATTACATCTAACTCCACCCCTCCTAGAGCCAAGTGACAAGCTGACCACCCCATCCAGCAACCTATTTCTAAAGCTTTTTTCCCTCGAAATTTCAAAGCTGTATTGTATAGAATATGAGCTTCATCTCTGCTCACAAATCCTACCTTTTGCCGTCGTTTATCCACATACCAGTTATGAGTGATATCCCGCCGTAAATAAAGCCAAAAAGAATCATATTTATTTCCTAAAATTATATTGGGAAAATATAAATCTGGCTGGATAGTGGAAAATCCTGACGATACATAATCTCCTTTTGGCAATAAGTTTCCTTCAATCACTTTGACTGTCTTTTCACTCATAAGTTACTCTCTAAGTATTTGAAATTCTAGGTTGTGGGGTTACAATTCAACTGGTCGCCGCGATAGCGTACCCCTGCGGGGCATCTTGCTACGCACAGCGTCTCATAGAGAGGAACACCGCTCTGATAATCGGTACTCGGACTGTGAATACATTCCAAAATTTGGGAAGGGTTAAAGCCCCGAACATAATTTTTCACTTCTTACTCAATTCCCAATCCCTTTTACTTTTCACCGTTTTTGTCCTCTTTTTTTCAGATTTTGTGATAAATCAGAAAAAAAGAGATGTCTGCACCATTCACTTAAAAAGAATCGCACAATTTTAGGACAAATAACCATGATCGATCTTTATTATTGGACAACCCCAAACGGTCATAAAATTACGATTTTCCTGGAAGAAGTCGGCTTGCAATATACCATAAATCCTGTGAATATTGGAGCTGGAGATCAATTTAAGCCCGAATTTTTGAAGATTTCTCCTAACAATCGTATCCCCGCGATCGTTGACCACGAACCAGTAGATGGAGGTGCGCCGATTTCGGTATTTGAGTCTGGGGCAATCTTGCTATATTTGGCAGAAAAAACCGGGAAATTAATCCCGCAAGATTTACGCCAACGCACTCAAGTTTTAGAATGGTTGTTCTGGCAAATGGGCGGTCTGGGGCCAATGGCAGGACAAAATCATCACTTTAGCGCCTATGCTCCCGAAAAGATTGAATATGCCATTAACCGCTACGTGAATGAGACAGGACGCTTATATGGAGTGCTAAATAAGCAACTAGCAGATAGAGAATTTGTGGCTGGGGATTATTCCATCGCCGATATTGCTGCTTATCCCTGGATTGTGCCCTATGAACGCCAAAGTCAGAATCTAGAGGATTTTCCTCACCTCAAGCGCTGGTTTGAGACAATAAAAGCTCGTCCGGCAACAATTCGCGCCTACGAGAAAGCAGAAGCATTGAAAGCTCAACCACTTGACCCAGATAAGTCACGAGATTTGTTATTTAACCAGTCGGCGAAGACTATTCAACCTTGAGCGTTCTGGGCGTTGAAGAAGAATCCAGAATTTAGAATGGGTGTAGCCCATTCTAAATTCTGTTTGATAAAACAATTAGGAAGATTGCGTGGGCTGATTAGCACCGGAAGCACAAGGTACAGCCGTTTCGCTGTTTATAGCTTTTTGGTTAGACAGGGAATCGCGCAGCAGTATTTGGTAGGATTGTGGATAACTTCGGCTACATCTATTGTTTTATTCTGGTTGGTATAGCGATCGCTCTGTTCTGTGTTTGGCTATTCAAGCAAAAGCAATACGGCACTTGAAAGTCAGATTAATTTAGTTTTAATTCAAGACTTGCCGCGTCTCCCGAAGTTCCGATCTTGTTAAAATGTATCGATGTCAAAAAAGCAACATCTCTTAAAGAAAAAACCCGGTTGGTCTTTGGATGAGCGAGATCCAAAGTTCATAGAATCTCTGATGCCTTTATTAGGCTTTTTCTATAAGTACTATTTTCAAGTGCAAACTAGTGGCTGGGAAAATATTCCATCCCAAGAAAAAGTCTTATTTGTCGGTTCGCATAATGGGGGACTCGCGGCTCCCGATATGGGAATGGTGATGTACGACTGGTTCAAACGATTTGGTACGGAGAAACCCGTTTATGGTTTAATGCATCCCAAAGCTTGGCAGGTTAGCCAACCACTAGCGCAAATAGCTGCCAAGGCTGGAGCAATCATAGCTCATCCAAAAATGGCTTACACTGCGTTGCGCTCTGGCGCTAGTGTGCTAGTTTATCCAGGTGGAGCCGAAGATGTGTTTCGACCGCATTATTTACGTAACAAAATCTACTTTGCAGGGCGACAAGGATTTATCAAGTTAGCATTGCGAGAAAATGTGCCGATTGTACCTGTGATTTCCTGGGGCGCTCACGATACGCTGATTGTACTGACTGACTTGTACAAAGTTGTGCAGCAACTCCACGAATGGGGAATGCCTTGGCTGCTGGGAATTGATCCAGAAGTTTTTCCAATCTATCTCGGATTGCCTTGGGGATTAGCAATTGGCCCGTTGCCCAACATTCCATTACCTGTGCCCATCTACACGCGGGTTTGTCCGCCGATTGTATTTGAACGCTACGGTAGAGAAGCAGCTAGCGATCGCCACTATGTCAATGAATGTTATGAATTAGTTGTTAGTCAGATGCAAGAAGAGTTAGATACTTTAGTCAAGGTAACTGCTGAGTCGAATAGTAGGTGAGGGGGCAGGCTTGCCGTGAGCGTAGCCGAACGGGGGCAGGAGATAAAAACTTACTTTATATATGTGATTTTGAGTCCTGCATTTTGCACCTCACTTACTTTCAATCTGCTGTAATACCTAACTCCTAACTATTATTTCTAGCCACCGCTAACTGGTGGAATCAATACGACTTCATCCCCATCTTGTAATAGGGTATCTGGTTCAACAAATATTAAATTAATCCCGAAGCGGGTGATGTCTCGCCATTGGGAAAGTTCAGGGTGTTCGGCTATGAGGCGATCGCATACTGCTTTAACTGGCATACTATTGGGAAATTCCAGTACCAGTTCCGAAACCTTAAAGGCTTCTTGATAAGCAGCGAACAATTTGACGGTAACGGTGATTGCAGATTTAGACATACAATATGCTTTGGCAGTACCAGCAAGTAATTTAATGCTTGACAAGCACCCTGAACTCTTGGGCTTAATTATACATTACTAACTAGCAAAGTTGTATTATTGGTAGATAATTATGTTTCCTAATCCAACATTTCTAGGTCAATTCCTAAAGCATTGAGTTGTTCAGCAGAGAGAGTACGCAATTTCTCTACAATTCTCTCCCGCTTTTGTCGCTCAACTTCAGCCCGTTCCTCACCCGTTAGCAGTAAATTTCCTTGTGCATCCCACCAGCGCAACCAAGGTAATTCTGCATTCTGATAAAATCCTTGCCAGATTCCTAACTCTACACCCATAGGAGCAATTGGGTAGTGTCCCCGTTCATTGGGTTGCAT
The Nostoc punctiforme PCC 73102 genome window above contains:
- a CDS encoding MFS transporter gives rise to the protein MSLASFLARRSFHYGWLVAGLTFLALLVAAGIRSAPGVFIVPLEQEFGWSRATISLAISINLVLYGLIGPFAATVMERIGIRQMMVFSLAVIALGVGLTTLMSASWQLVLLWGVVVGSGSGVIALVLGAIVVNRWFFEKRGLVLGILTASTATGQLVFLPMLASVADRFGWRTAALALTGAALLIIPAIAAFMRDRPADVGLRPFGDNSETVEISQPRANSISSTLNALWLGMRKRDFWLLFGSFFICGASTNGLIGTHLIPACIDHGIPEVKAAGLLAIMGLFDFFGTTMSGWLSDRWNNRYLLCWYYGLRGLSLIFLPFSFNFSFYGLSIFAVFYGLDWIATVPPTVRLVANAFGKENVGVMFGWIVAGHQLGAATAAFGAGVLRTWTGSYLQAFILSGILCLIAAVGVLQIGQTPTKGDSQLSSVTLNS
- a CDS encoding SDR family NAD(P)-dependent oxidoreductase, which encodes MATTALIVGAGSGLSASLARLFAKEGFTVALAARQIEKLTQLTREIDAVSFAADVSKPNEVEQLFIDIDRKIGSPNVVIYNPSFRVRGPLIDLDPGEVAKTLDVTAYGGFLVAQAATKRFLQLGGGAIFFTGASASVKGYPLSAPFAMGKFALRGLAQSIARELAPKNIHVAHFVIDGAIRSAVRQDPVDNPDSTLDPDAIAQTYLSILRQPRSAWTYEVELRPWVENF
- a CDS encoding class I SAM-dependent methyltransferase — protein: MKIDFGATAVDYAKHRAGFPSSLFNKLSEYGIGLPGQNIVDLGTGTGTLARGFADRGAYVIGIDPSASLLEQARQLSESTQIKVDYRVATAENTELPDASADVITAGQCWHWFDRPRAVQEVTRILRKNGSIAIAHFDWIPLKGNVVEATEQLIKAHNPAWNLDGGNGMYPLWLQDIGEGGFREIRTFSYDVFVSYTHEAWRGRIRASAGVGASLTPEKVEVFDQELATLLEAKYPTPILQVHHRVWAAIAKSPL
- a CDS encoding class I SAM-dependent methyltransferase, which codes for MSEKTVKVIEGNLLPKGDYVSSGFSTIQPDLYFPNIILGNKYDSFWLYLRRDITHNWYVDKRRQKVGFVSRDEAHILYNTALKFRGKKALEIGCWMGWSACHLALGGVELDVIDPMLSEQLFNESVTESLKLAGVKESVNLIPGCSPQKVEEIANKFQRKWSLIFIDGNHEAPAPLNDAIICEQFAEADALILFHDLASPDVGQGLDYFRDKGWNTMVYQTMQIMGVAWRGNVEPVIHQPDPNINWALPPHLQGYFVSGSVETATEDKFAELLRAVRPYTLLSEAKLFSLYSQAKQLYCYLFWLPKMLLQAIARIKPIKGN
- a CDS encoding glutathione binding-like protein: MIDLYYWTTPNGHKITIFLEEVGLQYTINPVNIGAGDQFKPEFLKISPNNRIPAIVDHEPVDGGAPISVFESGAILLYLAEKTGKLIPQDLRQRTQVLEWLFWQMGGLGPMAGQNHHFSAYAPEKIEYAINRYVNETGRLYGVLNKQLADREFVAGDYSIADIAAYPWIVPYERQSQNLEDFPHLKRWFETIKARPATIRAYEKAEALKAQPLDPDKSRDLLFNQSAKTIQP
- a CDS encoding 1-acyl-sn-glycerol-3-phosphate acyltransferase, which gives rise to MSKKQHLLKKKPGWSLDERDPKFIESLMPLLGFFYKYYFQVQTSGWENIPSQEKVLFVGSHNGGLAAPDMGMVMYDWFKRFGTEKPVYGLMHPKAWQVSQPLAQIAAKAGAIIAHPKMAYTALRSGASVLVYPGGAEDVFRPHYLRNKIYFAGRQGFIKLALRENVPIVPVISWGAHDTLIVLTDLYKVVQQLHEWGMPWLLGIDPEVFPIYLGLPWGLAIGPLPNIPLPVPIYTRVCPPIVFERYGREAASDRHYVNECYELVVSQMQEELDTLVKVTAESNSR
- a CDS encoding MoaD/ThiS family protein translates to MSKSAITVTVKLFAAYQEAFKVSELVLEFPNSMPVKAVCDRLIAEHPELSQWRDITRFGINLIFVEPDTLLQDGDEVVLIPPVSGG